The following are encoded in a window of Lactobacillus panisapium genomic DNA:
- the agaD gene encoding PTS galactosamine transporter subunit IID encodes MVSNDAKKYTKISKKDITMLGLRSSMFQLGFNYERMQAAGWTWAQIPIWKKIFGKDKKELSEAMVDNMNFINTSPPLVAILLGLLASMEEKRVDRKTISGLKNALFAPLAGIGDAIYWFTIMPIVGGICASFASKGNPLGPIIFFLVYLAIFLCRIPFAHLGYDMGTKAIDVIQENSKIISKSASIMGLTVIGALISSYVTLSLKVKIGSVSLQKDFLDKVFPNLLPLGFTFFLYWLLKKKKVSPIILIVVVFVLCIACSWLGIM; translated from the coding sequence ATGGTATCTAATGATGCAAAAAAATACACCAAAATAAGTAAAAAAGACATTACCATGTTAGGTTTACGGTCATCAATGTTTCAGCTAGGCTTTAATTATGAAAGAATGCAAGCTGCTGGCTGGACCTGGGCGCAAATCCCAATTTGGAAGAAAATCTTTGGTAAGGACAAAAAGGAATTATCTGAGGCAATGGTTGATAATATGAACTTTATCAACACTAGTCCACCACTTGTAGCTATCCTACTTGGACTTTTAGCTAGTATGGAGGAAAAAAGGGTAGATCGAAAAACGATTAGTGGATTGAAGAACGCCTTATTTGCTCCATTAGCTGGTATTGGCGATGCAATTTATTGGTTTACAATTATGCCGATTGTAGGTGGGATTTGTGCCTCATTTGCTTCTAAAGGAAATCCTCTTGGCCCAATTATTTTCTTCTTAGTTTATTTAGCCATTTTCCTATGTCGAATTCCTTTTGCACATTTAGGCTATGATATGGGAACAAAAGCGATTGATGTTATACAGGAAAATTCAAAGATTATTTCTAAATCTGCTTCTATCATGGGACTAACTGTAATTGGTGCCCTAATCAGTTCCTACGTAACTTTATCCCTGAAAGTAAAAATTGGCAGTGTGTCTCTACAAAAAGATTTTCTGGATAAGGTTTTTCCTAACCTTTTACCTTTAGGTTTTACTTTCTTTTTGTATTGGCTACTAAAAAAGAAAAAAGTTTCACCAATTATTTTAATTGTTGTTGTCTTTGTCCTCTGTATTGCTTGTTCATGGCTTGGAATCATGTAA
- a CDS encoding PTS sugar transporter subunit IIA, giving the protein MTKPKIIVVGHGNFASGICSSLELFVGPQNKSNFIDFTKEMNEDDLEKKINEQVSNQEIIFFTDLVGGTPYKLVAELAYHNDQIGVVAGCNLSSLLETTYRNYHSKEELMHDLVAITQKTAQVFDKTTLTKENQDKTNFSDGI; this is encoded by the coding sequence TTGACTAAACCAAAAATTATTGTTGTCGGCCATGGCAATTTTGCATCTGGCATTTGTAGTTCGCTTGAATTGTTTGTTGGTCCGCAAAATAAATCCAATTTTATCGATTTTACAAAAGAAATGAATGAGGATGATTTAGAGAAAAAAATCAATGAACAGGTAAGTAACCAAGAGATTATTTTCTTTACTGATCTCGTCGGTGGAACGCCTTATAAGTTAGTAGCAGAATTAGCCTATCACAATGATCAGATTGGAGTTGTGGCTGGATGTAATTTGAGTTCACTTCTAGAAACCACTTACCGAAATTATCATTCTAAAGAAGAATTAATGCATGACCTAGTGGCAATCACTCAAAAGACAGCCCAAGTTTTTGATAAAACGACTTTGACAAAAGAAAATCAGGATAAAACCAATTTTTCTGATGGTATTTGA
- a CDS encoding SIS domain-containing protein yields the protein MKSMSYYVNSEASVYQQIRTNYQELLKPMINSFKTNETKYKSIVIFATGSSSNAAYGALPLMTERLGISVYVEEPSIAANYQNHFQDDILYIAISQGGHSASTIKVVKELLAKKITVFVLTSDLNSPIAQTGAQLIEMGMGIEEMPYVTLGYSVTILLLILFAIEAAHQTKRLSSKGYEKDIKEIDRIIENLPHIVQQSERWADRYVNENSELKRIYFIGYGAAYGVAREGETKITETVHITAQGKELEEYMHGPYIGMHASDRFIFIEPQGKLEGRAKKLQHFLRLHAKHVTVITSYNCTNDEVDSLNLKTDVNELLTSLFMTIPIHLLAYKLAKAREINLEVPAYPEFDEITKSKL from the coding sequence ATGAAAAGTATGTCATATTACGTAAATTCTGAAGCATCCGTTTATCAACAGATTAGAACTAACTACCAAGAATTGTTAAAGCCAATGATTAATAGTTTCAAAACCAATGAGACTAAGTACAAATCAATTGTCATATTTGCTACTGGTTCCAGTTCTAACGCTGCTTATGGTGCGTTACCGTTGATGACTGAGCGATTAGGAATATCAGTTTATGTGGAAGAGCCATCGATAGCTGCTAACTATCAAAATCATTTTCAGGATGATATTTTATATATTGCCATTTCTCAAGGCGGTCATAGTGCTTCGACCATTAAAGTTGTTAAAGAATTGCTCGCTAAAAAAATCACTGTTTTTGTTTTAACTAGTGATTTAAATAGTCCGATTGCCCAGACAGGTGCTCAGCTAATAGAGATGGGAATGGGGATTGAAGAAATGCCATATGTAACGCTTGGTTACAGCGTTACAATTCTGTTGTTGATATTGTTTGCAATTGAAGCGGCACACCAAACCAAAAGATTATCTTCAAAGGGATATGAAAAAGATATTAAGGAAATAGACCGTATCATAGAGAATCTGCCCCACATTGTTCAGCAATCTGAACGATGGGCTGATCGCTATGTTAATGAAAACAGTGAGCTGAAGAGAATCTATTTTATTGGTTATGGTGCTGCTTATGGGGTTGCCCGTGAAGGCGAGACTAAAATTACGGAAACAGTTCATATCACAGCACAAGGGAAGGAATTAGAAGAATACATGCATGGTCCATATATTGGTATGCATGCGTCTGATCGCTTCATCTTTATCGAACCTCAAGGCAAATTAGAAGGACGAGCAAAAAAATTACAGCACTTTTTACGATTGCATGCTAAGCATGTAACAGTTATTACTAGTTATAACTGTACTAACGATGAGGTGGATAGTTTAAACCTGAAAACAGATGTTAATGAATTATTGACATCATTATTCATGACCATTCCGATACATTTGCTTGCCTATAAATTGGCAAAGGCTAGAGAAATCAATCTGGAAGTACCAGCTTATCCAGAATTCGATGAGATAACTAAATCTAAATTATAG
- a CDS encoding LacI family DNA-binding transcriptional regulator yields MKKATIRNVAELANVSVASVSRYLNNKAAGRLSKEKAQAIEQAIKTLNYIPDLAARQMATNQSKTIAVVVSNIDDYFSTELFKGASNILHLKDYDAFLLDTNADQNQEKELIKTVSSSFFDGLLFQPLGSDAKKIASEFIHDIPTVILDRRLDSTKWPQVISNNEAVSKTATQYFLDKGCNDILILSSEVKIASTRQDRYQGICSVADEKQIHLIQIDEESYNHTIIKKKIEAFLQKQQKLQKKTLIFSFKERWLLEFIPLLIADSYFPNNSVYVTGFSDTKLAHLLLPTSKLISQNPYLMGASAAEILLKLLNKKDNKTSFDPLVIPAKF; encoded by the coding sequence ATGAAGAAAGCAACAATTCGTAATGTGGCCGAGTTAGCTAATGTTTCAGTTGCCTCTGTATCAAGGTATTTGAATAACAAAGCCGCTGGCCGATTATCAAAAGAAAAAGCTCAGGCTATTGAACAGGCAATAAAAACGTTAAACTATATTCCAGATTTAGCCGCTAGACAAATGGCTACTAACCAAAGCAAAACTATTGCCGTTGTCGTTTCTAATATCGATGACTATTTTTCGACAGAATTATTTAAAGGAGCCTCAAATATCCTACATCTTAAGGATTATGATGCTTTTTTACTAGACACTAACGCCGATCAAAACCAAGAAAAAGAATTAATTAAGACTGTGAGCAGCAGCTTTTTTGATGGTCTACTTTTTCAACCTTTAGGAAGTGATGCTAAAAAAATTGCATCCGAATTTATTCATGATATTCCTACCGTAATTCTAGACCGTAGACTTGATAGTACTAAATGGCCTCAAGTAATTTCCAATAATGAAGCTGTTTCTAAAACTGCTACTCAATATTTTTTAGACAAGGGCTGCAATGACATTTTGATTTTGTCTTCCGAAGTCAAGATTGCCTCTACGCGGCAAGATCGCTATCAGGGTATCTGCTCTGTTGCTGATGAAAAGCAAATTCATTTAATTCAAATTGATGAAGAAAGTTATAACCACACAATTATCAAGAAAAAAATCGAAGCTTTTTTACAAAAACAGCAAAAATTACAAAAAAAGACATTGATTTTTTCCTTTAAAGAAAGATGGCTATTGGAATTCATCCCTTTGTTAATCGCTGACAGCTATTTCCCTAATAATTCCGTTTATGTTACTGGTTTTTCCGATACCAAACTTGCTCATTTACTTCTTCCAACATCGAAATTAATTTCGCAGAATCCTTATTTAATGGGAGCAAGTGCAGCAGAAATTTTACTTAAGCTTTTAAATAAAAAAGATAACAAGACTAGCTTTGATCCACTAGTTATTCCTGCAAAATTTTGA
- a CDS encoding sugar kinase → MSEVITIGEPLVNFCSEEPDVSLTDALEFHKVMGGAELNVAIGVRKLGHSVEYVTRVGQDPMGKFIQKALAAHDVGTSYVSYDDVYYTGHQMKQLVTQGDPVVVNYRRDSAASHLEARQLENIDLSDIKIAHTTGIFPAISPIAEKTFRSFYQKLIAAQKLITFDPNLRPSLWKSKDYMIKTINDIAGMADIVLPGINEGKTLVGTDNPNEIADFYLNGERTHAVIIKLGDQGVFVKTDQGQKYTIPSFKAEKVVDTVGAGDGFALGLITALLEKKNLKAAAMRGNAVGCLQVQTLGDNDGYPNQEELQQFYAKQGVSEDEFANQA, encoded by the coding sequence ATGTCTGAGGTAATTACAATTGGTGAACCACTTGTAAATTTCTGTTCTGAAGAACCCGATGTTTCATTAACTGATGCGTTAGAATTTCATAAAGTTATGGGCGGAGCTGAATTAAATGTTGCTATTGGTGTAAGGAAATTAGGACATTCGGTTGAGTATGTAACTCGAGTTGGCCAGGATCCAATGGGAAAGTTTATTCAAAAAGCACTTGCCGCTCATGATGTGGGGACAAGTTATGTTAGTTATGATGATGTTTATTACACTGGTCATCAAATGAAGCAGTTAGTAACACAGGGAGATCCTGTCGTAGTCAATTATCGCCGTGATTCTGCAGCTAGTCATCTTGAGGCAAGGCAGCTAGAAAATATTGATTTGAGTGATATCAAAATAGCTCATACAACGGGGATTTTTCCTGCTATTTCACCAATTGCTGAAAAAACTTTTCGCTCATTTTATCAAAAACTAATTGCTGCCCAAAAGTTAATCACATTTGATCCCAACCTTCGCCCATCTTTATGGAAAAGCAAAGATTACATGATCAAAACGATTAATGATATAGCGGGAATGGCTGATATTGTTTTACCAGGCATAAATGAAGGAAAAACATTGGTTGGAACGGATAATCCTAATGAAATTGCCGATTTTTATTTAAACGGTGAACGAACGCATGCCGTAATTATTAAATTAGGCGATCAAGGTGTCTTTGTTAAAACAGACCAAGGGCAAAAGTATACTATTCCAAGCTTTAAAGCCGAGAAGGTAGTTGATACTGTTGGAGCCGGAGATGGCTTCGCCTTGGGATTAATTACAGCATTACTTGAAAAGAAAAATTTAAAAGCTGCTGCAATGCGTGGGAACGCCGTTGGTTGCTTACAGGTACAAACTTTAGGAGACAATGATGGCTATCCTAATCAGGAAGAATTGCAACAATTTTACGCCAAGCAGGGTGTTTCGGAAGACGAATTTGCTAATCAAGCATAA
- a CDS encoding bifunctional 2-keto-4-hydroxyglutarate aldolase/2-keto-3-deoxy-6-phosphogluconate aldolase: MLLKYEIINKVHQAGVVAVIRGYSEENSYETAKACIKGNITAIELAFTSPNADVTIKKLRSKYQTDTDVIIGAGTVLDPATARLAIVAGAQFIVSPSFNEETAKLCNLYEVPYMPGCLTPTEVQSALTYGADVVKVFPGSVAGKSVINEIHGPFPNVNVMPTGGVSLENMADWFNKGAFVVGVGGSMVAPGKKDDYQAVTVNAKKFHAKYLDLIKK, encoded by the coding sequence ATGTTATTAAAATACGAAATAATCAATAAAGTTCATCAAGCAGGTGTAGTTGCCGTTATTAGAGGTTATAGTGAAGAAAATTCATATGAAACTGCCAAGGCATGTATCAAAGGAAATATTACAGCAATTGAATTGGCATTTACTTCTCCGAATGCGGACGTAACAATCAAAAAATTAAGATCAAAGTATCAAACAGATACAGATGTAATTATTGGAGCAGGAACGGTTTTGGATCCTGCCACAGCGAGACTAGCAATTGTTGCAGGAGCACAATTTATCGTGAGTCCATCATTTAATGAGGAGACTGCTAAATTGTGTAATTTATATGAAGTACCTTATATGCCGGGCTGTCTTACGCCAACCGAAGTGCAGTCAGCACTAACTTATGGTGCTGATGTAGTCAAAGTTTTTCCTGGCTCAGTAGCAGGCAAGTCGGTAATTAATGAAATTCACGGACCGTTTCCAAATGTTAACGTTATGCCTACAGGTGGAGTTTCATTAGAAAACATGGCAGATTGGTTTAACAAAGGTGCATTTGTTGTTGGTGTTGGAGGCAGCATGGTCGCACCAGGCAAAAAGGATGATTATCAGGCTGTAACTGTAAATGCGAAGAAATTTCACGCTAAGTATCTTGATCTAATAAAGAAGTAA
- a CDS encoding LacI family DNA-binding transcriptional regulator: protein MKQYSIKDIAKLSNVSTATVSRVINNNGRFSEETKNKVLEVIKQTGYKINDSARSLRTNITYTIGILVPDIKNSFFADLVQKIEELLFSKNYSTIICNTDKNEKKEQAYLHMLENKKVDGIIVISGSYQHGFKFQSSLKEIPYICIDREPENFHNTVFISSNHYQGGLDATNYLFNRGSQFPAIVVKKVNTSTKSRIAGFKEALKNHQVKFLKSHQELKLTNKSALKTFLTRNPQVDGFFAVDDNIAISLIQYLQELNYQIPKQIQIIGFDDIPAANVLTPKLTTIQQNTKKIAQTAVNSMMNAINKQNEKGSQFLIPTKLINRETTR, encoded by the coding sequence ATGAAGCAATATTCAATCAAGGACATTGCCAAACTTAGTAATGTCTCAACTGCAACAGTTTCACGAGTTATTAATAATAATGGGCGTTTTTCCGAAGAAACCAAAAATAAGGTTTTAGAGGTTATCAAACAGACTGGTTATAAGATTAACGATAGTGCGCGCAGTCTACGTACAAATATTACTTATACAATTGGCATTTTAGTGCCAGATATTAAAAACTCATTTTTTGCTGACCTTGTGCAAAAAATTGAAGAACTGCTTTTTTCTAAAAACTATTCCACAATAATCTGCAATACAGACAAAAATGAAAAAAAAGAACAAGCATATTTGCATATGCTTGAAAATAAAAAAGTAGATGGAATTATCGTTATTTCGGGGTCATATCAGCATGGTTTCAAATTCCAGAGTTCCTTAAAAGAGATCCCCTATATTTGTATCGACCGAGAACCAGAAAATTTCCACAATACGGTCTTTATTTCTTCTAATCACTATCAAGGCGGACTAGATGCTACTAATTATCTCTTCAATCGGGGTAGTCAATTTCCAGCAATTGTTGTTAAAAAAGTTAACACTTCAACCAAATCGAGAATTGCGGGCTTTAAAGAAGCACTTAAAAATCATCAGGTAAAGTTTTTAAAATCACATCAAGAACTTAAGCTCACAAATAAAAGTGCACTTAAAACCTTTTTAACAAGAAATCCACAAGTCGATGGCTTTTTTGCAGTAGATGATAATATTGCCATTAGTCTGATTCAGTACCTACAGGAGCTTAATTATCAGATTCCCAAGCAAATACAAATTATTGGTTTTGATGATATTCCCGCAGCCAATGTGCTTACGCCTAAGTTAACAACCATTCAGCAAAACACTAAAAAGATTGCGCAGACTGCTGTCAACAGCATGATGAATGCAATTAATAAGCAAAATGAAAAGGGCAGCCAATTTCTTATTCCAACAAAACTTATTAACAGAGAAACCACAAGATAA
- a CDS encoding ribulose-phosphate 3-epimerase yields the protein MSLMLSPSMMCADFSNLASQVKQLDEAGVDMYHMDVMDGKYVPNFALGPEDYRTIRKLTNKSLDAHLMIENPRNYVEFFSELGADLIYFCPDAEVQPARTIDDIHALGKKAGIAVNTGTSFAMVEELLPKIDYVLVMTVHPGFAGQPFQDFVLPKLDRFISAKKKYGYVLGIDGAVSRTKITKLHAQGVDNFILGTSALFGKEKSFAETINEIRKENE from the coding sequence ATGTCTTTAATGTTGAGTCCCTCAATGATGTGTGCAGACTTTAGTAATTTAGCAAGCCAAGTGAAGCAACTAGATGAAGCCGGTGTTGATATGTATCACATGGATGTTATGGATGGAAAATATGTACCAAATTTTGCTTTAGGTCCAGAAGATTACCGGACTATTCGTAAATTGACCAATAAGTCACTTGATGCTCATCTAATGATTGAAAATCCACGTAATTACGTTGAATTTTTTAGCGAATTGGGTGCTGACCTAATTTACTTTTGTCCAGATGCTGAAGTGCAGCCAGCGCGAACAATTGATGATATTCATGCTTTAGGCAAAAAGGCCGGCATTGCTGTTAATACTGGTACTTCTTTTGCAATGGTTGAAGAGCTGCTACCTAAGATTGATTACGTGTTAGTAATGACAGTTCATCCCGGATTTGCTGGTCAGCCTTTTCAAGACTTTGTTTTGCCAAAGTTAGACCGTTTTATTAGTGCAAAGAAGAAATATGGTTATGTCTTAGGAATTGATGGTGCCGTTTCAAGAACAAAGATAACTAAATTACACGCTCAAGGGGTAGATAATTTTATTCTTGGAACATCGGCTTTATTTGGTAAGGAGAAGTCATTCGCCGAAACAATCAATGAGATAAGAAAGGAAAACGAGTAA
- the rpiB gene encoding ribose 5-phosphate isomerase B: MKIAFGSDHVGLELKPTIIEYVKSLGYEVHDFGTKIAERTDYPIYGKKVGEAVASGEYDLGIVICGTGVGISLAANKVKGIRACVCSDCYSAKLSRMHNNTNVLAFGSRVVGSELAKMIVKNWLEAKFIGGRHQRRIEELAAIEDGDDDKFTELKDSDEYNGQEEFENQPL; the protein is encoded by the coding sequence TTGAAAATTGCGTTTGGTTCAGATCATGTTGGTTTGGAATTAAAGCCAACCATTATTGAATATGTTAAAAGCTTAGGTTATGAAGTACATGATTTTGGTACTAAGATTGCTGAGCGAACTGACTATCCTATTTATGGCAAAAAAGTTGGTGAGGCAGTTGCTAGTGGAGAATATGATTTAGGGATAGTTATTTGTGGCACCGGCGTCGGTATTTCACTAGCCGCAAACAAGGTTAAAGGTATTAGAGCGTGTGTATGCAGCGACTGTTATTCGGCTAAACTATCAAGAATGCATAACAATACTAATGTTTTGGCATTTGGCTCTCGTGTAGTTGGTTCAGAACTGGCCAAGATGATTGTAAAAAATTGGCTTGAAGCAAAATTTATTGGTGGGCGGCACCAAAGAAGAATTGAAGAACTAGCTGCGATTGAAGATGGTGATGATGATAAATTTACTGAATTAAAGGATTCAGATGAATATAACGGTCAAGAAGAATTTGAAAATCAACCGTTATAG
- a CDS encoding PTS transporter subunit EIIB, protein MSQNLGKTILTLVGGENNINNITHCATRLRMRLANKYAK, encoded by the coding sequence ATGTCACAGAATCTTGGTAAAACCATTTTGACCTTAGTTGGTGGTGAAAATAATATTAATAATATCACTCACTGTGCGACAAGATTAAGAATGCGTTTGGCTAATAAATATGCAAAATAA
- a CDS encoding DHA2 family efflux MFS transporter permease subunit: MSTKKANLVFGTLLTGAVVTSLLQTSLTTALPQIMRELTLSAATAQWLTSAFSLTMAIMVPMTAYLIKRFTTRQVFLAAMILFTLGTLISWWGQSFNVLLLGRIFQALGSGIILPLTQVVIMTLYPLEKQGTVMGILGLASGAAPIIAPTLTGIVIDSWGWRSIFLMAGVISIIIIILAFCCVKNVTPTEKIPLDYISLLLCAGGVTGILLGLSSLATNFMVSLFELVIGAILLAIFSKKQLNSSEPFLNLRILQKPKFRLAVIISMLLYAVMMGSSTIYPILIQTVMKKSAVISALIMLPGSLAMALINPLTGKFYDRFGINKLAIGGSLMLLISCWGVTLINSSSQLLLLGGLYLLRLLGVGCLMMPIVTWGMQNLPQEEVAHGTALLTALRTLSGALGTAILMEIMTSATHFNNPHVTANYAGIQFTFAVMTGLALIQVIISLCKFKKN, encoded by the coding sequence ATGTCTACAAAGAAAGCCAATTTAGTTTTTGGAACACTTTTAACGGGTGCTGTAGTGACATCGCTATTACAGACATCCTTGACGACAGCATTACCACAAATAATGCGCGAATTAACACTATCGGCAGCGACCGCCCAATGGCTGACAAGTGCGTTTAGCTTAACAATGGCGATTATGGTACCGATGACGGCATATCTAATTAAACGCTTTACAACCAGGCAGGTCTTTTTAGCAGCAATGATTCTGTTTACGCTGGGGACATTAATCAGTTGGTGGGGACAAAGCTTTAATGTTTTGCTGCTGGGACGAATTTTTCAAGCTTTAGGAAGCGGAATTATTTTGCCATTAACACAAGTCGTCATTATGACGCTATATCCGCTAGAAAAGCAGGGTACTGTGATGGGTATTTTGGGACTCGCCTCTGGTGCCGCTCCGATAATTGCACCAACTTTAACTGGAATTGTGATTGATTCTTGGGGCTGGCGCAGTATTTTCCTAATGGCAGGAGTAATTTCTATTATCATCATTATTTTGGCATTTTGCTGTGTTAAGAATGTTACCCCTACTGAGAAGATCCCATTAGACTACATTTCTTTATTACTTTGTGCAGGCGGGGTAACCGGTATTTTACTTGGTCTGAGCAGTCTGGCAACAAACTTCATGGTTAGCCTGTTTGAACTAGTTATCGGTGCTATTTTATTAGCTATTTTTAGTAAAAAACAATTGAATAGCAGTGAGCCCTTTCTTAACTTACGGATTTTACAAAAGCCTAAATTTCGCCTAGCTGTCATCATTAGTATGCTGCTTTACGCAGTAATGATGGGTAGCTCAACCATTTATCCGATTTTAATTCAAACGGTAATGAAAAAATCAGCAGTGATTTCCGCCCTAATAATGTTGCCAGGCTCGTTGGCAATGGCGTTAATTAACCCGTTAACAGGAAAATTTTATGATCGTTTTGGCATCAATAAATTAGCAATTGGTGGCAGTTTAATGTTACTGATTAGCTGCTGGGGTGTAACTTTAATTAATTCTTCAAGTCAGCTGCTTTTATTAGGCGGACTGTATCTGCTTCGGTTATTGGGAGTTGGCTGTCTGATGATGCCAATTGTCACGTGGGGGATGCAGAATCTACCACAAGAAGAAGTAGCCCATGGGACCGCGCTTTTAACGGCTTTAAGAACGCTAAGCGGTGCATTAGGAACAGCTATCTTAATGGAGATAATGACAAGTGCAACCCACTTTAATAACCCACATGTGACGGCAAATTATGCCGGAATTCAGTTCACGTTTGCAGTAATGACAGGATTAGCTCTTATTCAAGTAATAATTAGTTTATGCAAGTTTAAAAAGAATTAA
- a CDS encoding TetR-like C-terminal domain-containing protein yields the protein MNNKRSRAVSRQKIQAAVIDLLKDHELQDLRVTTICQKAQINRSSFYDNYIDIYDLTDKLREYLVDEYQRLQDDISDPSFTILLQHIKDHQDLYRMFFKLNLQMGLAERFTDQKQQKNYFDQTFFRNGIVAVIGEWLKTDCAAPVAEIVEVIDAHHHCLEK from the coding sequence ATGAATAATAAGCGAAGCCGCGCTGTCTCTCGGCAAAAAATTCAGGCAGCAGTCATCGATCTACTAAAAGATCATGAATTACAGGATTTACGAGTAACAACGATTTGCCAAAAGGCTCAAATTAACCGATCATCTTTTTATGATAATTACATTGATATTTATGATTTGACAGACAAGCTTCGTGAATATTTGGTTGATGAATATCAACGATTACAGGATGATATTAGCGACCCGTCCTTTACCATATTGCTGCAGCATATTAAGGATCACCAGGATCTTTACCGGATGTTTTTTAAACTCAATTTACAAATGGGTTTAGCTGAAAGATTTACTGATCAAAAACAGCAGAAGAACTATTTTGATCAAACTTTTTTCCGCAATGGTATTGTTGCTGTGATTGGTGAATGGTTAAAAACTGATTGTGCTGCTCCGGTTGCCGAAATTGTTGAAGTAATTGACGCTCATCATCATTGCCTAGAAAAATGA
- a CDS encoding coenzyme F420-0:L-glutamate ligase, which yields MLTIKGLHNVPQISAPCDLPKTLAEIIKKESFKIVNGDIICVASKICSLAEDNIIDLKTIKPTSLAEKIHKQIPRKDARLIQVIINQTGDPTGKHLEVSGSHIGAWLPNCLFLTSAGVDKGKDNFAITLPKDCDKTAKTISDTFFAILGVRTSVIITDSDGRVDKKGANQVAVGLYGLNGLRLNKENGTAETLCDMLASAAGLVMGQRGMNIPLACIHGLEYEKSDSCKTKDIVN from the coding sequence ATGTTAACTATCAAAGGACTACACAATGTACCACAAATTTCGGCGCCATGTGACTTACCCAAAACTTTAGCCGAGATAATAAAAAAAGAGAGTTTTAAAATTGTTAATGGCGACATTATTTGCGTTGCCTCTAAAATCTGTTCACTTGCAGAAGATAATATTATTGATTTGAAAACCATAAAGCCTACTTCTTTAGCCGAAAAAATTCATAAACAAATTCCACGCAAGGATGCAAGGTTAATTCAGGTAATTATTAATCAGACAGGTGATCCAACAGGTAAACATTTAGAAGTATCTGGTTCCCATATTGGCGCTTGGTTGCCAAACTGTCTCTTTTTGACCAGCGCTGGTGTTGACAAGGGCAAAGATAATTTTGCAATCACTCTGCCTAAGGATTGTGACAAGACAGCTAAAACAATCAGCGATACATTTTTTGCTATTCTAGGAGTTAGAACAAGCGTAATCATTACTGATAGTGATGGCAGGGTTGATAAAAAAGGTGCGAACCAAGTTGCGGTTGGTTTGTATGGCTTGAATGGACTAAGATTAAATAAAGAAAATGGTACTGCCGAAACGCTTTGTGACATGCTAGCTTCTGCAGCCGGGTTAGTAATGGGTCAGCGTGGCATGAATATACCACTTGCTTGTATTCATGGACTTGAATACGAAAAGTCTGATAGCTGTAAGACTAAAGATATAGTAAATTAG